Below is a genomic region from Daphnia pulicaria isolate SC F1-1A chromosome 10, SC_F0-13Bv2, whole genome shotgun sequence.
AAATAATAGATGCCCGTAGTGAGGTGCACAAACTATTTCCTTATTACAGGTTTTCTTTGCGATTTCTGGCATTTTATCAcactcaaaataaaataaaaataaagtcgttttatcatGTGTCGTTCACTAAATTGCAGTCTGAAATGTGGGATGGACAGGTTTCGCATTTGCCAGATTGCGAAAATGAGTCGAAAATTGCCAATTCGTTTAAATTATTATCGAGTTTTTTTAACTGAATTtatctttaagaaaaaaaataaaactaaataaattaaataaatcaaaaaccaAATAATACGGATAAAACTACAGATAGGCAAAACTAGATTTGCAACGCTAGTTCTGTCCACTACAGAAAAGTCGTGACACACGAAATATTACAGCTGCTTCAATAACGAAACACCGTTTTCTCATTACTGGTCGCTCAGTGGGAGATGTTTGCCCGACATGCGACGTTTCATCACGACATGTGAAACTTATAACACTTTTGTTCATTTTATATTTCATCCGCCAAACGGCGgggttttcaaatttaaaaaaaaaaaaaaagctaaaacaGACGTTCTCTTTTTGTTGACACATTCTACAGTGTATTTTTTGGGAACAGAATTGTACACAGATCTGGGCGAAATGGAAACCAACAACAATATTTGCCGTTGGCACGATCTAATTCACgcagcaaattttttttttaggggaatgtttttttttttgtctttttgttgtAGTTTGCTGATAGACTCACACCGATATGTTCTataacctatttttttttttgtaacagaTTGCCTTTAAAAAGAATTCTGCGACAAatcagaatttcttttttctcgcgATTGCCGACTTGTCGCCGATGATGTTGGAATAAGAGGCGACAGATAAACTTTCGTTATACATCGACTTCGCTCGCCCTATCTCTCCGAAACGAATAAGAAAGAACGTGATGTACATGTTGTGTGAAACACCAACCAAACTGGTCGAAACAAAGTGAATGTTGACTATAAACGTTCGAAATGAAAacgtgaaattaaaaaaaaatatatgtgaaATCAAAGATCCGAATCAAAAAGTGAATTGACTTTGAATGATTCCAATCCAGATGAAAGTAGACCGACAGATATTCAACAAACATGACcaataagaagaaagaattttccttttttccgatagagaaaaaaccaaaactaaaaaataaagatgtaAATATGTCGAAAGGTGATAATGCTAAAAGAGCCATCTAAAAATTAGTACAATATTAACGACCTTTCAAGAATTGAACCAGTCTAACTTGTGTGTCTGTGAcgccaaatcaaaataaatcgaaACCATCAGCAGTACATGCGCGCCAGCTGTCTGGGGTAAAAGCGCTCGAATAGAAACATCGTGTAGGAGAAGGAATAAGCTCCGCgagagaacttttttttttttttaatggaaactGTTATTATGGAGATAATTCAACACTGAAAAACAAATGGGATAtttgggggagaaaaaaagatggtaaaattatttcttttcttatcattttgaaaaattgcgcTAGTCCCGCACTTGTAAACGCTTTTTTTCTGCTGATGTCTTCTGATAATTTTTTGGGGTATTTTTTTCGGCTGTCGAGCAGGATCGGGAAAGTGTGTGTTTGTTGGTGTTCAACATTGGCAGGCGCCGGCGTTGGGAGCGGGAGTTTGGTCCGTCAATCGCGTTCCTTTCGATGAGTTGACCATGTTGGGATCGCTGTCTAGACTCTCGGACATTTTGTCGCAAATTATGTCCACCAAACGTTCGAAAACCGCCTGATCGATCAATCAAAATAAGATGGGAAATTGAGTTTCGTGTTGATTTATTAGCATATCAGGATATAGTATAACGAATTGATTTACCTTGACGTTAATATTCTCTTTGGCTGACGTTTCGAAGAATTCCAAGCCAAGTTGGTCGGCCAACTGTTTACCTCGCTCGTAGGAGATGACACGCTCATCTTCCATATCGCATTTGTTACCGACTAGGATGACTTGAGCGTTATCCCAAGAATAAGTCTTGATTTGGGTACACCTttacaaatcaaaataaacgtGACTATAGACTAATGTTGTGGATTATTCAAACTGGAcagaaaacccccaaaaataacTCACCAGTCTTGAACACTATTGAAAGATTCTTCATTGGTAATGTCGTACATCAATAAGAAGCCCATAGCTCCGCGGTAGTAGGCCGTTGTGATGGTGCGATATCGCTCCTGCCCTGCCGTGTCCTGCAAATGCGTGAAAATAACGTGATCGTCATTTTGCAGTTTGTCTGTATTTGGCCAGTTTGGGTGCGTGTGTCGTCTTACCCAGATTTGAAGTTTGACCCGCTTATCTTGACGGAAGACGGTCTTGACTTTGAAGTCGATGCCGACGGTTGAGACGAAAGCCGACGTGAAGGAATCATCGGCATAACGGAAGAGAAACGACGTTTTGCCGACACTGCTGTTCCCGATGATCAACAGTTTAAACATGTAATCGAAATTCTGGTCAGCCGCATCCTTTTGCCACCGGTTGTCTTGGCCTacagacatttttttgttaatgtaTATAGCGAGGGCGGCGTTGCCGGCTGAATCAGCTAGTCCTGCtcaatgagaaaaataaaaagaagcccATTCATCATCAAATTGCGTAAGAGCGACTCTCTCTGCCGTCTGAATACATAGTATGCATGCATGTATGTATGCTGCGCTCTGCAACCTACCATCTTTGTCGAGTCGCTGTGAagtatattatataaaaagcagagagagaaacaagtaCTCGATCGATAATATTGTACGAAGACAAGAGACAAGAAAAGCAAGAATAAAAGTGGAGACGAAGGGGGGGAGGAAGATGTTTCTCCTCCAAACCCGCGGAATCAATACTTATGTACCGCTTCTATGCTGCTATACatacaacaacacacaagagAAAGGTGGTACATAGGATAAAGAACAAAGTTTGTTGGGTCCCTTCCGAGCCGAGCGCGCCGACTGGCTACATCAGAATTTCCAGCCGAGAAAAAGGCCAAAGCTAAACGAGGAACTATGTGGACAGTTGTTTAATCGTATGAATAGAAGTTAGTTCTTTATATCCTCCTCAGCGTATTTTACTCGACGTATACCAGCCAATCCACCAGGGTTTTCAGAATTGAAACGTTAAGATATAAAGAGAACTGAGAATAGAGAAGTAACTAGAGCTCCTCTGCGTGCGACATCGAtcgatttactttttttcttcccctctcAAAAtccatccacacacacacatcagcagcaggagagaaaagaaaagaagaagaagaagagctctACTGGTCTAGGGTTGTTGACGTCACACGAGCCTCGCAAGCTGCTGGTGTTTCCATCGATTAGGCCGGAGACCCTCCTGTATATGTTTGTACAGTGTAGATATAGAATCGCCTGTATATATTCCGTTGCGAAccgcatcattttttattttttattttttttttccaaagattCAGCTGAATtctttaattcaatttgtaaGTTTCTGGCATCAGCTTTCTATCTGGCTGTACGTATATCGGTATCTATGGAGACCGGCGAGGTTTGAAAAGGCCGGCTGTGTGACGGAAACCTCCTGCTGATAGATGGCGTAGGCTTTTACAATCTccataataataaatcttttgtGTTCCGCGTCTATCCTGCTGCGGGAAAATGGgggaaggaggaggaaaaaaaaaataccgtcTCTCCTATATACTATTCAAGATATCCGTCTCCATTGTCCTACTTTACATCGGAGCCGCAGCTAGAACGATCCTCGCATTCaaatattcattcattcaaggATCgggattttaacttttttgtggATTGGAGCACAGGAGGCGCGTCGTCTTATATAGTCGATAGGCGTTCATTGGGGTTCCGACGCGTGTTCCGCGTCCGAGTTACACGGCCCAATTCAATGGGGAAAGAAGCGACGGATGTACTGACAGCCCAGCTTTTCACGCAAGTCGTGCTACTGCAAATGGACTTTCAAAAGGAAGATCTATGTATTACATATGAAAGGTATATAGCTCGTTCCCGCAAACTTTCCGTGAAAAATGCATCGCCGGATGAGCGAACGTCATTCAATAGGGGCgccagaaaaaagagaagagagggcGCGCATTTGTGATCGAATCAATAAAGCAATATCTAAAAGCAAGTTGGAgagccagcagagagagactTGCACAGCTGTTTGGTGCGCCATTCTTGTTCAAATCAAATCCCTAATCCAGAAAATTCAGAGAGGAGACCTTCCTCTCTATCTCTCCATTCGAAGGCAAAACAGACTATATCCCGTTGTCCGTCAACTCTCGGGGCGCCTTTCGCTCgatatttattattgattaaCTTTTAGCTGCTGTTGGGCAGATGTATCATTGTCACACTGACTCGTCGCCGTCTATACACAATGCTGTGCACTAGAGGCCAATGgcccttttattcttttcctttcccaTCATCGTACATTTGAGATATTATATACCAATGCATTGTGTAGCGTATATATCTCAGTTCTGGGGGGATTGGATCGTAAGCGGATGAGGCACACGTTTCCTGCACGACCCTctcatctccccccccccctcccgccGCCATACTTGTGGTTACGTTCTGTTTGCCTATAACCTTAAACATACACGCATCATTTCGGTGGAAATGATAAATAATACCAGGAAAAAAACCAAGAGGGAGAATTGATAATCGTTTTTATCACTGACCTGTTTAAGAAGCGGGTTGGGAAAAACAATCCGATCGGATTAATATTATTCGCACTCTTGTTGGTTGTCAAAATCCCCAAAAACGGAAGGATCCAAAAGAGAAGTAAACGTGGCACCGCAAGTCTAGTGGTCCGGGATCCTTTTCAACGATTGAATTCACAATTCTCCCGACAGAGTAACTGAACTTGTGTGTCTCTTTGGTCTTTACAACGacaatttttctctctcgtttgaTTATTTTGTGGGAGCGCGTATGGTTTAATCCCTGTTGGTTACGCCGTTGCACCGGCGACTGGTCGGGCAAAGGGTGTCGTTTCCCTTCCCCCCCAGCTCTTTTCGGGCTGATATAAAACTCCATATAAACGCCCGTCTCTACACTATACGTCCCTGGCTAAATGCGACTGCGTCGACGCCGACCCGCCGCCATTTGTGCGTTTTCTCTCCGTTTTGTTCCCCTCTCTAACGAATGGTCGACAGAAGAGACTGACAGCAGCCTGTGCAATAGGGAAAAAATGTATATACCCAAGAGTCCCAGCGAATCACGTGATGGTTATATTCAGGTGGCAATTCTAAAGGGCTGCTGGGACACGCACAGTTGCACAGACTCATTTTATCTGGTTCGATTCACTTTCCAGAAGAGCAAGTTGGATTGGATATGAAGCCATATCATTAGCCTTTTTCCATCTGACTTTGGTACAAAGCAAAACGAACGGATGAATTtaccaagaagaaaaataacaaaatacaaGGAAACAAATTGTGTTTTGGGTCAAAATTAGCTCAAAAAGAACTCCCTCAAAACTTAATGTTTCCTAATTGGAATTTCGACCCTTGCGTCATCTTGTGCGCAGCTTTTTTTCATAGCCAGCGAGCAGAGAAGAACTCGaccgaatttattgattagaaGACCACGGCGCCAGCGCGCGGCGAAGCATGGCGAATATCATACTATATGCCACGCTTTACCTCATATGGCAATATTTGACGAAGAATTTCCATAGTCTATAAAAGACtaacatacattttttttttcttactcgaGTAATTCTGCCTGCCTGGAGAGCAAAGTTGTAAATGCAGCCCCGGCGTGAAATAATCAATGAAAGGACTTAAGTAATGAGACTATCAAGAATGTTCATGCGACGACGATTgttgttgaaagaaaaaaggatgatTCGTTATAATTCTTCACACGACATAATGCATCCTGTTTATCTAATAATGTTAGTtctagaaaaataataataagaaagagTATATTTATTCAAGTAGAATGctgaaacttttcttcttcagcaGCTCGACTTGATTATTGATTTCCTGTTTCCCCGTGCGCCCACTCCTCTTTTCCTTGCCCAGCAAGAAGAGGGTTCCCAAATCAGTCGATGTAATCAAAATCTCGCGTGTAGCGACTCTTTTCGTCGATAattcaatatttcattttactgACAACTTGTcggtttcttcgtttttttacaATCTGCACAATTCCATCATGGATTCGAACATGACGTCTAATTTACTGAGTTCCAAATTCAGACCAATCATTGAGATACAGACACATCAAGGGCCAGAGGCTCCAAGCCCAATTCAGTACAAGAGTGCCAGCAATCATCATAATGCTCAAGAACTGGCCACTCGATTCCTATTCGAATGCGGTGAGTAGACAACATTGCACTTGACAGTTTTATATGTAAATGCTTCATGTCTTTATCCTTTGCATTTGATAGGAGCCAAACTGAAAACCAACCCTCTCACTGCAGCGGTAGCTGCCCAAATTTATCACCGATTTTTAGATGCTGTCAATGATTCAAGCTATGATCCTTATGTGAGTGAGaaacatagaaaaaaaaaacagaatatgTGTTAATGTGTGTTATGTTTTTAATAGATGATTGCAGCCACAGCTCTTTACATTGCCAGTAAACAGCAAGATGAACCTGTCAAAATCAGGGATCTCATCAATGTGGTTCACAGAACTCTCAACCGAGATCCTGAAGTTCTGGACCTGTCTGAAGAATATTGGAACTACAGGGACTCAATAGTCCAAGCAGAGCTTCTGACCATGAGGATGATCAATTTTAAAACCATAAATCCAGACATTCACTTGGTCAGTTTGTGATATTTTACATGCCCTCCTATATATGAAGTTGATAGATAACTCATATTGTTCTGTTACAGTATATGCTGAATTACTTGAAAACACTGGCATCCTGGATTCCTCCAGCTGTTTGGGAAAAATCCCCATTAGTCAAATTGTGCTGGACTCTGTTACAGGATTTTCATCACTGCAAGGTCGTCATTCAATACGAGCCCCAACTGGTCGCTTTAGCTATCATCTACTATGGGCTACAGCTTTGTGGAATAATGATCCCGTGCACCACCGAACAAGATCAACTCCCATGGCACGAGGTATGCCTTGTTTAAACTTCACTCATCTATTTGACTTTTCTCGTAAcagatttttttgtccaatatTGTTTTAGGCCTTTTACAAAaatgccaaaaaagaagaaatctggAACATAATCGAGCATTTGCTGGCCTTATACGAACACGATAAAGACATAAAGCACTAGCTCCTTTGATGATTGTAAAACTTGAccgaaaaagtaaaagtaaataaacgaaacacgattttcattttttgtaagAATACAAAGGATGTTGTGTGTAATGCAGCAATTCGAATTGCGGTAGAATGCCCAACTTTTCTTACTGAGCCTTATAGATGTAACAGATACATAAAGGTATAACAAAAGCACACACGGGCAAAGGGAATATTGGGGGAGGGGGTAGGTACTGAGAGTAAAGAAAATTACCAGATAATTATATCAAGTACAGCCAGACAGGGAAGTAAAGGAAAGAGCATATTGGTTAgataagaattatttttttttttcataggaCCGATTCCGCATACTTATATTGTAATAGTAGTATGGATAGATTGATAAGATAGACGGATAGAAACATAGCTGTACACTTTACATCGTCGAATTGAACGCACGCAAAAGAAACCCCACACTCTTTCACACaccaatgaaaaaaacaaacaaaaataaacgacACAAAATTATGCAGGGAATTCAAAAAGGAGGAATCATACGGCGGGGAGGGTTATCAACGCACTTGTTTTTcccttggtttttttttgcacaTTGACACGCAGCaaacgaagaaaatgaaagaaaagagaccaCATAATTCTACGCGAGATTTCTCAAACAGCAGCCGAATACAATCCCTTTCTACCTTTTTCCCACATTTCTTTATTGTCTTTATAGTCTGttattcaaagaaaagaaaaaagaaaaaaacaaggaaaagggaaaacggaAAGAATCGGAAGAGCGACATTTGACAACACAAAAATACTATCCGTTTCTTTCCCGGGGAAAGGTGGGGCAAAAGATATTCAATGTTTTATAAGGTGAACGACAGAAAACGGGGATATTGGCGACAAAAATataagtaaataataataataattaaaaaaaaaaatgagggaacaaacaaatcaacacAACACGCCTTAGTAATATCGCAGGTACAGTTGAATCGAACCAATCAtccgtgttttctttttccgcccACCACCGTGTCCCAGACgacaaaaaatatacatatatagaGCATGGCGGATATTTCTGTGTTCAAtataatgtgtgtgtgtgtatgtgtgtaggaTGCATCGCAAAAGTCACTTGGTTTTTCACATGTAACAGCTCTCGTCTtctcatttcttctttaagGTCAGCAGAGAAAAACAGGTCAATCGGAGATGTTACTCAAGCCTTGTACGCGTAAATGAAATCACTCAAAAGACAAACCGCCACCATTACATTACTCACGCATCCcttcccctcccccctccacacacaagagaggcgcaaaatgaaagcgataaTAAAgccggccaaattatcataatgaatcaacaaaaagagaggaggaggagtaataataataataatataatgtcTGGTGTACGCGAAGGGCAGAAGGAGAGTAATTAAAGAAGGAACGCAGGGATTGGAGGaaagtgggaaaaaaaaatcaacacgaAACAAAACTGCAATGAcggagaaattgaaaaaaagggggagggggaAATCGGAGATCAAAAAAGGTAACTCGTCGAGGGGTTCTGGTTTTCGAATTGTGttgtgtttttaatgtttaaatcttttcgtttttatgaACGAATCGTGTGTGAGTGTCTAAAGACAAAGCGCGAGAGATGAAACGAGAGGGAAAGGCGCAAAAGTGAATCagtgagaaagagagagagagaaagacgttCAACCGGTCCCGATGGTGCTCAAAACTCCCTCTCCCTTCGtggagaaaacaaacaaaaaggaaattgtaAACGGAAATCCCTACTCTCCGAGTACTTCGAATAATGGTAATAATTAAAGAGAAATTAAAGGGAAAGAATCTGGGTAAATGTCTGCAAAAAAACGGGTTAACCAACCAACAAACTAATTAGCAAAATATCCCAGGTGGGGAAACTCCATTTCCCCTTACTTGTGGCTTGTGTAGACGTCATGTTTcattcagctttttttttcttcttcttatttttatttgtttttctctttttatttaaatagatGTGGGTGCTTCTTCGTCTCCTTCATAAGACGAATTTGTGTTGGAATCATCCGCGGTGCTCTCGGACTTTGAGTGAGAATCATCCGCCGCGAGAATCGGCGGATCTTTGGTCCTCGTTGACATGGCTGCGTCAGAGTCGGAATTCTCTTCAGCCATCGAGTCTCGCTGTGCCTTGAACACTCGTGCCTCTACAGTGTCATTAGGGTTTCGTTCTTCCTTTGTCGGTGCATCCGAGCCATCACTGAATGCAATCTGCTTTCGCTGACGATATTCCAGAATGGATAGCTAAAACAGCCAAATATGCCacatgaaaatctgaatttcaaattcaaaatgtaaatttaaatCAGCATACCTTTCGCTTGATGGGTTTCGGCTTCTCCTCCCGGATAACCTCCTGGATCACATCAGTTGTGACAGCGTCTGGCACGTCACTAAGATTGCGACACCGCATAAACTGGGCGTCTGGAGCTCTAAACTCCCACGTTGGTCGAGACGATGAAATGAAAAGGCTACCTTCGTGAAACTGCGTCAGAGCAGCTGCGGCGTTGACGTGTTCGTCGGCTGATGCAAAGGCGACAGCATTTGTCTCGGGCTGCACTGGCACACTTTCCTCGGATTGGGAAGCCCACATTTGTTGAGAAGTCTCGCTGACGTACCCGTTGGTCGGCGAACCTAAACCGACGTTGCCTTTAGCCAGTTCTAACGTAGGCGGCAGTGGTGGAGTGGGCGGATCACAGGATTCATTTAGGTGACCACCagaccgctgctgctgctgcgtctgATTTACTTCGGCTAGTCCATCGTCAAACTCGGATGGAGTTCCTCGGCTATTTTCAGCAGACAGAGATTCGACATTGGATTCATCTTTCTCCATCAAGGGCTGCAACCCAGACTCGTTGGCAACGTTTTCATTCGATCCGATGACTCCAACGTTGGATGGCGTGGGTGTTGATGGTGGCGTGAATGATGTCTCGGATGACATAGAAGCTCGAGCTAAGCGTCTCTTTTTAAGGGGAGTAACGTGATCTAACACTTCATTGCCCGGAACTATACCACCTGGACCAAGGCCACCAACGCCTAGACAGCCGCCACCTCCACCACCGACAGGCGACTCCGTTTCCGTTTCTTCGCTGATGGCCTGCCTTAACCATCGCTTCTTTGCCGATCCACCAGGTCCGCCGCTACCAGGTAAAGGAGCAGCCCAGGCGTTCTCGTCGTTCGAGTGGCCTCCCTCTCCGTGCGGGTCGGGAGAAGCTGAGCCGGCCGATGATTTCAACGAAGCAAGAGTCGAAGGCCTGCAACCATTCAAAATCATGTTGTAGGGAGGTTTCGAGTCTGGTGCTGATTGCTGCGTAGTCGTCGCGCCATACCGAAGATGGGCCGTCCGCAAGGGACGAGTAGGACTTCGTGGGTTGGGATTTCTCATGTAACATACTGgcacagaaagagagagagaatttgAACCGCCCAGCGGGTCATTGGAGTCTCCTTTGTTTCCGTTTAACTCACTGCCGTCACCGGTCCAATGATTAAAAACCACCTGTATCACATTCATACATAGATAATCATGAATAACCGGTGGTCAGAATTGATATTTATCTCCATTTTTCGCCTTACCTTTTTGGTCTTGGGGCATTTAAAAGCCATGGTAGATGGATCATCACCAGGTGTGCCTGGAGTGGGTTGACCAGGACTACTGCTACTTCCACCGTGCTCGGATTCTTCTTCAGTCGCCGAATGCCCAGAGTGAACCTCACCGGATAAAGCACGCATTCGTATGCGCGAACTTTCGCAGATACTGGTTCCACTACTAGATCGTCGCATGCGACCGCCTCGCTTCCTGCAAAGGCTTCGCAATCATTCCACGGATTAAAACaactccaaaaaagaaaacaaatgcaaagaaatgagaaaacttaCCCTCTGCGAAAAGTTTTGGTTCTGGCTTCTTGGACCATGATGACACGCTTTTCCATGGATGCATTATTTCCTGATCCATGAGAAGGGGGTGGGTCTACTTCATCGCCTATATCGTCTTTATCATCTCTCGGATCTTTGCGATGCGTTGTTTTGGCTATCGATTCTTGACGCCTTTGTTGCGCCTTCTCCATTCTTTCAAAGGCTTTCATGATGGCTTCCATCTTCCTCTCTTCACGTGACTACAATAACAGATAAACATGTTGGAGTCGAAGAATATCAACAAGATTGCAAACCAAGTTTTTCTTACCAatggcttcttctttttagatgACGTTTCGTTGTCCAAAGTGCCTTGCCCGTCTGGTTCATCCTGAAGATTTATGCTGTCGTCCTGAGAATCTTCGCCTTCTGTTACGACGACTGAAACCTTGGAAGGAGTGCGTTGCTGGCGCTTGATGGGCGTCGGTAGCAGCGCACACGGCGTAGGTGGAGTCGCAGGTACTGAGGTTTGGACAGCTGGGACAGAGGCTGTCGGTGTAGTCACCGGCGACTCGATTGGTCCAGTCACCGAAGGATTGGCCATGGTGGGATTGGAAGAAGTATCGGTTGCCGTAGAATCAGTCCTCCTCCTTCGACGCTTGCGGTCGACTTCAACTGGAGACAAAACCGACAAAGGGTTGGTGGCTGGGGCCAATCCGGTGCGAGCTCCGCTGTCCTTGTTTCTCATGTGCGGGCACCCTTCGTATGGGCAGGGCAGAGGATTTTTCACATCGTGAGCTACTGTGATCTCCTCGCTTTCAAGGATGTCAGTTTTGGCAACCAGCAACAAATGGACAGAACCTTTTTCAACCTTGTGCTTGATCTAAAATAGGTGTTCAATGATCAATATTAGTTTTAAAgaacaacttgaaaaaaacagagaacattttgagaataagTTTACCTCCGCATTAGGTTGACACGACTGCCAGACAAATCTAGCCTCATTGCCGTAGCTGCGCCCGTCAACACACATCTCGACGACAGGTGTGATGCTGTCATTGCTACTGGCTAGTAGGTGGTGGAAGATAATATGGGGTGTTGGGCGTAGAGCCGAAGCACCAGATCCACTCAGTACAGGGCCGTCACCCGACTTGTAGGGCCTCAGCTGGCTAGCTAGCATGTACTTTCCACGGCATTCGATTACTGGCGACCCACAGTGTATCGGGTTTGCGGCAACTAACGTCTACAACAAAGGAAATCAATCATACATTAAGTACTACATGAAATGGAACTCAACGGCGACAATCTATACCTTGTAACCTCCAGCTTTACTAGCAAGACGGTAAATAGGCGTTGGAGAAGGCGGAGAGAGCAGTTCGCCGCCGAACCCATTAGGTCGGACAGCTGCTACGCGAGCTCTTAACTCGGGTGAATAATGATTGGTGACCGCTTCTTCGTAATGGTCAATCCACTGAAGCAACAGTTCACCATTGGGATGGTTTCTACCTCCTGATGGACTGTTTTCAGTAGCAGAGGAAGTCGTCCCACCAACGTCAATAACATCAGACGAAGATTTAGTGCGAAACATCTAAAGAAAACCGATAAAAACGAAAGATAAAACGCATATTTTTCATGGGTATTATAAAAGGcaaatttacttttctttttcgtggaACAGATTCTTCCTGTTTTTCAATTCCCCTTCGTTTCCATTTTGGCTGACCGACTCGTTTACCAGTCCGCTGAAATTTCTCGGTTCGATCGGTTGCACTACTTCCGCCTTTGGCGCCTCCACGCGAATACTTTGGTCCAGCGCTGTTGGCGGTGTATGTCCGCTGAAACTTTTTTGGGGTCTTTTCCACGTCGATGTAATCTTCGGGTTTGGTTCTGTCCTTACTCCGCTCTCTACGAGTCGCTGAAGTGCGATCGAGGCTACTTGACGGAGGAGGTGTGGTGAGGCGAAATTCCTGCCGTTTACGGTATTGAATAGCTCGAGCTCTGGCTCGATCTACTCTGCGCGGTTGACACAACTCACACAAAAACTCGTCGGGTATGTTATTACGGTCCAAATTCATACAATCAACATGTTGCCACACActgaaataacaataataatttaattgaattacattttccgctttaaaatttgaagattATGTAAACTTACGAGCATCGATCACAACAAATCATATAGCCATCATCGTGTCCAAAtttactaaaaagaaaaatgaaatgtgtgagtgaaaacaataaatttttaaatgtcaaagTAGAGTTACCAAATACAGCGCGTAACACTCTCGTCGATGTTGTTTAGA
It encodes:
- the LOC124313959 gene encoding histone-lysine N-methyltransferase SETD5-like isoform X2; this encodes MDVNEFSIRGDVDCRKPRLVHTSESSNHNGHVSTINLSYQIVLQDHNYGAPHPLHNNESSMHAVQCKQEPSDSHTSSVVPVSHSQRGGIKTLNPRNPSISPQTGRANKPNGVNSTVTKRQRTISGNSNGLGSNITSPNSVGSRRPGPNETLKGHNNLPTPPLVPKGAPGFPYAGDLNSHLYASISSEKTTIKEEPRGPSNTNGSSGLSSYLGGWYRGSGGNNAERVRSRSDMRDSFNDDSNDGSLDNSPRMANETDHEGEETETANECEDEEDEQDDVDLGLLGSGRDLNNIDESVTRCICKFGHDDGYMICCDRCSVWQHVDCMNLDRNNIPDEFLCELCQPRRVDRARARAIQYRKRQEFRLTTPPPSSSLDRTSATRRERSKDRTKPEDYIDVEKTPKKFQRTYTANSAGPKYSRGGAKGGSSATDRTEKFQRTGKRVGQPKWKRRGIEKQEESVPRKRKMFRTKSSSDVIDVGGTTSSATENSPSGGRNHPNGELLLQWIDHYEEAVTNHYSPELRARVAAVRPNGFGGELLSPPSPTPIYRLASKAGGYKTLVAANPIHCGSPVIECRGKYMLASQLRPYKSGDGPVLSGSGASALRPTPHIIFHHLLASSNDSITPVVEMCVDGRSYGNEARFVWQSCQPNAEIKHKVEKGSVHLLLVAKTDILESEEITVAHDVKNPLPCPYEGCPHMRNKDSGARTGLAPATNPLSVLSPVEVDRKRRRRRTDSTATDTSSNPTMANPSVTGPIESPVTTPTASVPAVQTSVPATPPTPCALLPTPIKRQQRTPSKVSVVVTEGEDSQDDSINLQDEPDGQGTLDNETSSKKKKPLSREERKMEAIMKAFERMEKAQQRRQESIAKTTHRKDPRDDKDDIGDEVDPPPSHGSGNNASMEKRVIMVQEARTKTFRRGLCRKRGGRMRRSSSGTSICESSRIRMRALSGEVHSGHSATEEESEHGGSSSSPGQPTPGTPGDDPSTMAFKCPKTKKVVFNHWTGDGSELNGNKGDSNDPLGGSNSLSLSVPVCYMRNPNPRSPTRPLRTAHLRPSTLASLKSSAGSASPDPHGEGGHSNDENAWAAPLPGSGGPGGSAKKRWLRQAISEETETESPVGGGGGGCLGVGGLGPGGIVPGNEVLDHVTPLKKRRLARASMSSETSFTPPSTPTPSNVGVIGSNENVANESGLQPLMEKDESNVESLSAENSRGTPSEFDDGLAEVNQTQQQQRSGGHLNESCDPPTPPLPPTLELAKGNVGLGSPTNGYVSETSQQMWASQSEESVPVQPETNAVAFASADEHVNAAAALTQFHEGSLFISSSRPTWEFRAPDAQFMRCRNLSDVPDAVTTDVIQEVIREEKPKPIKRKLSILEYRQRKQIAFSDGSDAPTKEERNPNDTVEARVFKAQRDSMAEENSDSDAAMSTRTKDPPILAADDSHSKSESTADDSNTNSSYEGDEEAPTSI